The Leifsonia sp. ZF2019 DNA segment ACCAGCGCCCTGTCGCAGGGCTATTTCGACCTCCTCTCCACCTCGCTCACCAGCATCGCGCTCCAGTTCGCGTTCCTCTTCGTCGTGAGCGCGACGATGCTGGGGCTGTCCTGGGTGCTCGGCCTGCTGATGCGCACCTGGAGGGAAGCCCGCTTCTCCCGCTACGCGCAGACGGTCGCCGAGCTCGACCGCAACCGCGCGGAGGAGGTCGTGGTCGTCGAGCAGGAGCGCACGCGCATCGCGCGCGACATGCACGACGTCGTCGCGCACTCCCTGGCTGTCGTGATCGCCCAGGCCGACGGTGCCCGCTACGCCCGGCACACCGACCCGGGCGCCGTGGACGAGGCCCTGACCACCATCGCGGCGACCGCGCGCTCCGCGCTCGGCGACGTGCGCGTGCTGCTCGCGGAGCTGCGCCAATCGCAGCCGGAGGGCCCCCAGCCGTCGCTCGACGACGTGCCGCAGACCATCGAGCACATCCGCGCGGCCGGCCTCCCCGTCGCCTTCGAACGGCTCGGGCGCGTGGACGGTCTCGGCTCCGCGCAGCAAATCGCCGGCTTCCGCATCGTGCAGGAGGCGCTCACCAACGCGCTGCGGCACGGCGACACCAGTCAGCCCGCCACCGTCGTCCTGGCCGCCGTGGCCGCGGACGCCGGGGGGCCGGGGATCGTCATCACCGTGAGGAACACCATGAAACACCTGCCCGCCGACGAGCTCTCCACCGGGACGGTGCCGCGTATCGGTCACGGGTTGCCCGGGATGCGCGAGCGCGCCTCCCTTGCCGGGGGCACGCTCTCCGCCGGCCCGGTCGACGGGGTCTTCGTGGTCTCCGCCTTCCTCCCCGCCGGAGGCGCGGCGTGACGGGCGCGACTGCGGGGGCGATCCGGGTCCTGCTAGTCGACGACCAGGCCCTGTTCCGGGCCGGCGTCCGGATGCTCGTCGGCTCGCAGCCCGATCTCGAGTTCGCCGGGGAAGCCGCCAACGGGCAGGAAGGGGTCGAGCTGGCCCGCAGCGTGCGCCCGGACGTCGTGCTGATGGACATCCGCATGCCGGTCATGGACGGCATCGCCGCCACCGGTGCGATCATCGCCGAGGCCGAGCGGGAGGGCCGCACGCCACCCCGCATCGTCGTCCTGACGACGTTCGACCTCGACGAGGCCGCGGCCCGCGCGATCCGCGGCGGCGCCAGCGGTTTCGTCCTCAAGGACGCCGAGCCGGAGTTCCTGCTCGCGGCGATCCGCACCGTCCACGCCGGCAGCGCCGTGATCGCCGCGGGTGCGACCCGCGAGCTGTTCCAGTACTTC contains these protein-coding regions:
- a CDS encoding response regulator; this translates as MTGATAGAIRVLLVDDQALFRAGVRMLVGSQPDLEFAGEAANGQEGVELARSVRPDVVLMDIRMPVMDGIAATGAIIAEAEREGRTPPRIVVLTTFDLDEAAARAIRGGASGFVLKDAEPEFLLAAIRTVHAGSAVIAAGATRELFQYFSEGRTERPEPAEFGSLTAREREIFVLAARGLSNSEIAGSEFLSEATVKTHISRILAKLGLRDRVQMVVYAFEHGLTGGAGD